A stretch of DNA from Telopea speciosissima isolate NSW1024214 ecotype Mountain lineage chromosome 5, Tspe_v1, whole genome shotgun sequence:
AACTGATCACCAAAAATTGGGGAAGGTGGGTACCAAGAACTTTCACTTAGATGAAGCACTTGTATGAAGTGCTACCAAGGACGCATAAGCACTACCAAGAACTTTCACTTAGATGAAGCACTTGTATGAAGTGCTACCAAGGACGCATAAGCACCGTCCTTCACATTGATTAATGTTTCATGCTTCCCTTTCTCCACAACAACACCATTTTTTACCACTGCAATTAAATCCGCACCCTTAATAGTTGATAACCTGTGGGCTACAACAATTGTAGTGCGGTTCACCATGGCCCTGTCCAGTGCATCTTGTACCACTCGTTCGGATtcagcatcaag
This window harbors:
- the LOC122661196 gene encoding ABC transporter B family member 21-like, yielding MGLYLLGYDTIVGERGVQLSGGQKQRVVIARAMVKAPKILLLDEATSALDAESERVVQDALDRAMVNRTTIVVAHRLSTIKGADLIAVVKNGVVVEKGKHETLINVKDGAYAAYASLVALHTSASSK